In Candidatus Sodalis pierantonius str. SOPE, one DNA window encodes the following:
- a CDS encoding SmdB family multidrug efflux ABC transporter permease/ATP-binding protein has product MRNWTSLWPTLKRLLAYGRSYRRPLTLAALMLWLAAAAEVAGPIVISYFIDHILPEKVLPPWTEAGLVAVFLALQVLSAALRYYQALLFNRTALSVVQQLRTEVMDAALRQPLGVFDTQPVGQLISRVTNDTEVVKDLYVTVVASVLRSVALISAMLVAMFLLDWRLASISLVLFPVVIVVMWLYQHYSTPIVRRMRAYVADINDGFNEAINGMGVIQQFRQQRRFGDKLQRASHAHFQTRMATLRLEGYLLRPLLSLLFALILCGMLLLFGLSPRGAIGVGVLYAFINYLGRLNEPLIELTSQQSIMQQAAVAGERIFELMDGSAQRYGTDDVPLSGGAIELRNLHFAYRRGSPVLRDISLTAPAKSFIALVGHTGSGKSTLASLMMGYYPVSAGTLLLDGRPIETLSHRVLRQGVAMVQQDPVVMADTVYGNVTLGREISEQQVWRALEQVQLAALVRSLPGGVFAELGEQGNTLSVGQKQLLALARVLVSTPAVLILDEATANIDSGTEQTIARALVAMRRHTTLVVIAHRLSTVVEADQILVLHRGEAVERGTHAALLQARGRYYQMYQLQQAGQALRADAPQALPG; this is encoded by the coding sequence ATGCGCAACTGGACTAGCCTTTGGCCCACCCTCAAACGGCTACTCGCCTATGGCCGGTCCTACCGCAGGCCGTTGACGTTGGCGGCTTTGATGTTATGGCTAGCGGCAGCGGCGGAAGTCGCCGGACCGATAGTGATTAGCTATTTCATCGACCATATTCTGCCCGAGAAAGTCCTGCCGCCCTGGACGGAGGCCGGTCTGGTGGCGGTTTTCCTCGCGCTACAGGTGCTGTCGGCGGCGCTGCGCTATTACCAGGCGCTGTTATTCAACCGCACTGCGTTAAGCGTCGTGCAGCAGTTGAGAACGGAAGTCATGGATGCCGCGCTGCGCCAGCCGTTAGGCGTATTCGATACTCAGCCGGTAGGGCAGCTCATTTCCAGGGTGACCAACGATACCGAAGTGGTGAAAGATCTGTACGTCACGGTGGTGGCCTCCGTGCTGCGCAGCGTGGCGTTAATCAGCGCCATGCTGGTGGCGATGTTTTTGCTGGACTGGCGGCTGGCGAGTATCTCGCTGGTGCTGTTTCCGGTGGTCATTGTGGTGATGTGGCTGTATCAGCATTACAGCACGCCAATCGTGCGGCGGATGCGGGCCTATGTCGCCGATATCAATGATGGCTTCAATGAAGCCATCAACGGGATGGGGGTAATTCAGCAATTCCGCCAGCAGCGGCGTTTCGGCGACAAGCTACAGCGGGCAAGCCACGCCCACTTCCAAACCCGTATGGCGACGCTACGGCTGGAGGGCTATCTGCTGCGCCCGCTGCTCAGCCTGCTGTTTGCGCTGATATTGTGCGGCATGCTGCTGCTGTTTGGGCTAAGTCCGCGCGGGGCGATAGGCGTGGGGGTGCTTTACGCCTTCATCAATTACCTCGGCCGGCTCAACGAGCCGCTGATTGAGCTGACATCCCAGCAGTCCATCATGCAGCAGGCGGCGGTCGCGGGGGAACGTATCTTTGAACTGATGGACGGTTCCGCGCAACGGTACGGCACGGATGATGTTCCCCTGAGCGGTGGCGCCATCGAATTGCGCAACCTGCACTTTGCCTATCGCCGGGGATCGCCGGTGTTGCGCGACATTTCGCTAACGGCGCCGGCGAAAAGTTTTATCGCCCTGGTGGGGCATACCGGCAGCGGCAAGAGTACCCTGGCCAGCCTGATGATGGGCTACTATCCGGTAAGCGCGGGGACGCTGTTGCTGGACGGCCGGCCCATAGAGACGCTTAGCCATCGCGTCTTGCGCCAGGGGGTGGCGATGGTGCAGCAAGATCCGGTCGTCATGGCTGACACGGTCTATGGCAACGTCACCCTCGGACGGGAGATAAGCGAGCAACAGGTCTGGCGCGCGCTAGAGCAGGTGCAACTGGCGGCGCTGGTACGCTCGCTACCGGGGGGAGTGTTCGCCGAACTGGGTGAACAGGGCAACACCTTGTCGGTCGGGCAAAAGCAATTGCTGGCTCTGGCGCGGGTGCTGGTGTCCACGCCGGCGGTATTGATTCTCGATGAGGCCACCGCCAATATCGATTCCGGTACTGAACAGACGATTGCCCGCGCGCTGGTGGCGATGCGGCGCCATACGACGCTGGTGGTCATAGCCCATCGGCTGTCGACGGTGGTCGAGGCGGATCAAATCCTGGTGCTGCATCGGGGCGAGGCGGTGGAGCGGGGCACCCATGCTGCCCTGCTGCAGGCGCGAGGCCGCTATTATCAAATGTATCAGCTACAGCAGGCGGGACAGGCGCTGCGCGCCGACGCGCCCCAGGCATTGCCCGGTTAA